From Mycobacterium colombiense CECT 3035:
TCAGCGTCGCCGCGGAGATACTCAGGCCGGCGGCCAACGCGGCGGCGCTGACGACACGTTTCATAGACATAGCTGCGTCCCCTCTTGGGATTAATCGCACCTGCACTACGGGCAGGTGAGATCCAACTCGAATGGCTTGGTGACCTGCTGCGGTTGCTGCGGGTTGCTCATGTCGGTGCCGACCGCGGTCCCCTTGATCGCCCAATCCTTGCCGTTGACCGCGGCCCCGGCGCTGCCGCTTTGGCTGGGTGCGGCGTCGGAGAAGCCGAGTGCGACGCCGTTGACGGTGCCCAGCCCGACCGAGTGCACCAGCGGCGGGTTCCCGTTGCTCACCACGGCCCCCAGGCCCGCGGTCGGGTCGCCGATGCCGATGTTGATGTTGTTGCCCGCGGCGGTGCAGGTGACCTGGCCGCTGATGTTTTGGTTCTGCCCGTCGACGGTGAGCACCGGGCCCGCCGACGCGGCCGCCGCTGACGACGACGAGCCCGACGAACCGGTACTGGACTTGTTGCTCGAACATCCGGCGCTGGCCGCGACCACCAGGGCCACGCCGGCTACGCCGACCACGATCCCACGCTTCACTACTGCTTCCCTTCGTGTCGCTGGTTCCGCTGCCTCGTTGCGTCGGCCGCGTCAAAACAGCTGGGCTACCTGGCCCCAGCGGGCCGACGCCTTACGGCCGGTCCACCTGATACCCGGTACCCGAGAATTGCAAACGCTACGTTACGTGCCGCGGGTCGGCCTGGTCACCGGCCGGCAAGCGCGTTCACGGAAGCACCCGCAGCCCCCACTTGCCCAGCAGCGGGTTGATGAGCATGAAGTAGGTCGTGTAGTCATCCCCGTCGGGCGACGACATCAGCAGGCCGACCGCGCTGACGGTGCCGTCCGGGTTCATCACGAAGCCGGGGCTGCCGCTGTCGCCGTCCAGGCTGAACACGCTGGCTTCGACGACGTCGCCATTGATGCCTTTGATGGCGCCGCACGTCTCACCGGTGACGGCCCCGATTTTGCAGAACGGCATACCGACCTGAATATCCTGGCGGCTCAACACATCTCGAACCAAGTATCTGCCGCCGACGTCACCCATCGGCATGCCGACACTGGGCTCCAGCCGGATGATCGCGGCGTCGCGCTTATCGCCGTCGTGCTCGCTCGCTGAGATCCGCCCGAGCGGGGCGTCGTTGCCGTACGTCCATTCGCTGCCGTCGTGCGCGTCGCAGTGCCCGCTCGTCATCAGGTAGTAGCTGCCGTCGGAGCCCTGCGCCGCGAATCCTGCTGTGCACCTGCCGGATTCGTGATCGACACCAATTCCCGGTGAGGGCGGGGGCGACGGCAGAGCCGGGGGCGGCGCTGCCAGAGCGGATTTCGCGCCCGCCGTCGCGGCCACCATCACCGCTGCCAAGAACCCGAGCCCCCGCAACCACGGTATGGTCACGTCCGTCCTCCTCCGCTTACGCCCGGCAGATAGTAACAGCGCTGCCGACCTGAAATGAGGTGGCGACCAATCCGTTCCGTGCACGTGGTTCACCCGGCGTCGACGTGCCGGGTAAGGAAGTCCAGCACGGCGTCGGCGAAGATGTCGTTGCGGTCGCCGGCCACCATGTGCCCGGCGCCGCGGACGTCAGTGAATTCGACCTGCGGGAAACGCGCGAGGAATTCGTCGGCGCGCTCCTGGCTGACCAGGTCGCTCATCTGGCCGCGGACCAGCAGGATGGGGACCCCGCCGCGCAGGATCGCCTCGACGGCGGCGTGCATCCGGTCGGGATCGGTGACCTCAAACGGCGGGAAAGCCGCAGTGCCGCTGATGAATTGCGGATCCCAATGCCAGTACCAGCGGTCGCCGCGGCGACGCAGGTTGGTGGTCAGACCCTCCAGGTCGGTCGGTCGCGGCCGATGCGGATTGTATTCGGCGATGGCGTCGGCGACCTCATCGAGTGAACCGAAGCCCGATTCCACCCGGTCGGCCATGAAGGCGTGGATCCGGTTGGCGCCGGACTGGTCCATGTTCGGCACGATGTCCACCAACACGACCGCACTGGCGATGCCCGGGGACAGCTCCCCGGCGAGCAGCATCGACGTGAAACCGCCCAGCGAGGCGCCGACCAACACCGGTTGCGGGGGCAGCGTGCGCAGCACTTCTTGGACGTCGGCGGCGAAGCTGACGACGCGGTAATCGCCGTCGCCCGACCAGTCCGATTCGCCATGCCCGCGCAGGTCGACGGTGACGGCCTGCCAGCCACGCGCGGCGACGGCGGACGCCGCCTTGCCCCAGGACCGGCGAGTCTGTCCGCCGCCGTGCAGGAACACCACTGCGCGCGCCTGCGGATCCCCGAGGCGGTCAGCGACGATCTGAACCCCGCCGGGGCCCTGGATCGTAAACGGTTCGGCTGCCGTGGGCACCAGGTGATACTAAGGCGCCCCCACGAAAAGCTCGCGTTGGCTTAACGTCAACAGCATGCCGTGGCGTCAATTGAGCGGGCGCCGGGCGCGCGCAGCCGGACCGGAGCCAAGGAGAACGCATGCATCTTGACGAGTACATGTCGCTGGATGCGACCGCCCTGGCAGAGCTGGTCGAGCGCAAACAAGTCACCGCGGCCGAGTTGCTCGCGCTGGCGCGGCAACGAGCGGACGCGGTGAATCCGCGGCTGAACGCCATCGTCAGCCGCCTCGACGACGTCGCGGACCGCCAGGCGGCCGACCCGAACCTGAATGGGCCGTTCGCCGGTGTGCCGTTCCTGCTCAAAGACCTCGCTCAGGAATACCGCGGCTTTGCGACGTCGTGCGGGTCCCGCTCGCTGGCCCGCGACGTCGCCGACCGCCACGCCCTGGTCACCCAGCGCTTCCTGGACGCGGGGCTGGTGATCTTCGGCAAGACCAACACCCCGGAGTTCGGGGCCAAGGGAGTGACGGAACCCGACTACTGGGGCCCGGCCCGCAACCCGTGGAACACCGGGCACACGCCCGGAGGCTCGTCGGGCGGATCGGGGGCGGCCGTGGCGGCGGGCATCGTTCCCGCCGCCGGGGCCAACGACGGCGGCGGGTCGATCCGCATCCCCGCCGCCTGCAACGGGCTGGTCGGCCTCAAGCCCAGCCGGGGGCTGGCGCCCTACGGCCCGCAGACCGGTGAACTGATGCTGGGCATGGCGACCCAGGGTGTGGTGTCGCGCACCGTGCGCGACAGTGCGGCACTGCTCGACGCGATCGTCGGCCCCGACCCTGCGGCGGCCTACCGGATCGCGCTGCCCGACAAGCCCTTTGGTGAACAGATCAAGCACCGCCCGGGAAGCCTGAAAATCGGCTACTCGGCACGCTCGGCGATCAATGCGCGGCCGGACCGCGAGGCCGTCGCCGCGGTCGAAAAGGCCGCGGCGCTCCTGCGCGAGTTGGGCCATCAGGTCGACGAAGTCGCACCGCCCTACGACGACGCGGCGCTCGGTCGCGACTTCCTGACCATCTGGTTCGCCCAGCTGCAGCAGCAGGTCGCCGACATCAAACAGCGAACCGGCGCGCGGGACAACGACTTTGAGGCCGACACCCTGGCCATCGCCGAACTCGGGCGGTCCGGCGGCGTGCAACCCGTCATGGCCGCGCTGGAACACCGAAACGACTACATCCAGTCGTTGGCGGCGTTCCACGAGAGCTACGACTTCTTTTTGACGCCGACGCTGGCCACCCCGCCTCTGCCGGTAGGCGCCACGACGACGTCGCCGGTTTTACAACGGGTGGCCCGTCTGGTCAGCAGGGTGCGCGCCGGAAAACTGATGGGGCTCAGCGGAATACTCGATGACCTCATCCAGGAGAGTTTGGGCTGGGTGCCCTACACGCAGCTGGCCAACCTCACCGGCCGTCCGGCGATCAGCGTACCGCTGCACTGGACGGACGCCGGGCTTCCGCTGGGTGTGCAGTTCGTCGGCAGGCTGGGCGCGGATGGCGATCTGCTGCAGTTGGCGGCGCAGCTCGAAGAGGCGCGCCCATGGGCCCACCGGTATCCGGCACCGGTGGCGCCGAATTAGCCTGTCGCTGAAGGGTTTATCCGGGAGGACCGGCGTCCCCGCCGTCGCGCGGGCCTCGCCACAGGCGCGCGAAGCGCCGGGCGATGTCACCGAGACGACCCCCCGCATGCCGCGAAGCCTCGATGCGGCCCAGGGTTTCCTTACCCTCGTTCGCGTAGTCCTTGACGGTTTCGTCGCCTTCTTCGGCGCGCATGTCCGCTCTCCAATCGTGATCGTTATTCCGGCGCTTGGCGCTCGGGTGGTTCCGGGGGCGCCGGCCGCTCGGGCGATTCCGCCGGCGCGAGCCGTTCGGGCGTTTCCGCCGGTGTGAGCCGCTCCGGCGTCTCACCGGGACTGCCCGGCTGCGCCGGCTCCGAATTCCGCGGCCGCTGCGCCGAAAACGGCCTGAGGCGTGTGTCGATCATGCTCAGTCCTTTTGCTCGGCTCATGGCGGCGTACCCGTCGTACCCGGGCGGCCAAACGCGCACGGCGGCACCAAAACTTCCGCGACGGCAGTCCCTAGCGACGGGCGGAGTCCTTGTGCGCCTTGATCGGGGCGGTGCTGGGCGGCAGCTTGAGCAGGTTGCCGCGCAGGCTGCCCCGCGCAGTGCGGACCGTCACCA
This genomic window contains:
- a CDS encoding lipoprotein LpqH, with protein sequence MKRGIVVGVAGVALVVAASAGCSSNKSSTGSSGSSSSAAAASAGPVLTVDGQNQNISGQVTCTAAGNNINIGIGDPTAGLGAVVSNGNPPLVHSVGLGTVNGVALGFSDAAPSQSGSAGAAVNGKDWAIKGTAVGTDMSNPQQPQQVTKPFELDLTCP
- a CDS encoding S1 family peptidase, producing MTIPWLRGLGFLAAVMVAATAGAKSALAAPPPALPSPPPSPGIGVDHESGRCTAGFAAQGSDGSYYLMTSGHCDAHDGSEWTYGNDAPLGRISASEHDGDKRDAAIIRLEPSVGMPMGDVGGRYLVRDVLSRQDIQVGMPFCKIGAVTGETCGAIKGINGDVVEASVFSLDGDSGSPGFVMNPDGTVSAVGLLMSSPDGDDYTTYFMLINPLLGKWGLRVLP
- a CDS encoding alpha/beta fold hydrolase, coding for MPTAAEPFTIQGPGGVQIVADRLGDPQARAVVFLHGGGQTRRSWGKAASAVAARGWQAVTVDLRGHGESDWSGDGDYRVVSFAADVQEVLRTLPPQPVLVGASLGGFTSMLLAGELSPGIASAVVLVDIVPNMDQSGANRIHAFMADRVESGFGSLDEVADAIAEYNPHRPRPTDLEGLTTNLRRRGDRWYWHWDPQFISGTAAFPPFEVTDPDRMHAAVEAILRGGVPILLVRGQMSDLVSQERADEFLARFPQVEFTDVRGAGHMVAGDRNDIFADAVLDFLTRHVDAG
- a CDS encoding amidase, with the protein product MHLDEYMSLDATALAELVERKQVTAAELLALARQRADAVNPRLNAIVSRLDDVADRQAADPNLNGPFAGVPFLLKDLAQEYRGFATSCGSRSLARDVADRHALVTQRFLDAGLVIFGKTNTPEFGAKGVTEPDYWGPARNPWNTGHTPGGSSGGSGAAVAAGIVPAAGANDGGGSIRIPAACNGLVGLKPSRGLAPYGPQTGELMLGMATQGVVSRTVRDSAALLDAIVGPDPAAAYRIALPDKPFGEQIKHRPGSLKIGYSARSAINARPDREAVAAVEKAAALLRELGHQVDEVAPPYDDAALGRDFLTIWFAQLQQQVADIKQRTGARDNDFEADTLAIAELGRSGGVQPVMAALEHRNDYIQSLAAFHESYDFFLTPTLATPPLPVGATTTSPVLQRVARLVSRVRAGKLMGLSGILDDLIQESLGWVPYTQLANLTGRPAISVPLHWTDAGLPLGVQFVGRLGADGDLLQLAAQLEEARPWAHRYPAPVAPN